In a genomic window of Microterricola viridarii:
- a CDS encoding ABC transporter permease: MSSDTANTPPRATRGGVLRAPTAGGRPPAAHPADRARSPWLLIGAGTLLVLLAVVSTFIGVSDVTPASLLAGGIDGEAMQLLLASRLPRTLALVLTGASMAIVGMLMQLLVRNKFVEPSTAGTTESAMLGLLVVTIFAPSMGLLGKMGVAAVFALAGTGLFLLILRRIPVRSIVLVPLVGMMLGGIIAAVTTFFAYRLDLLQSLNTWMTGDFSGVLRGRYELLWLAFAMTLVAWLAADRFTVAGLGQEFTTNLGLNYGRVLTLGLVIVSIVTAIVVVTAGVIPFLGLVVPNVVSIIFGDNMRRTLPWVALIGAIFVVACDILGRVLRYPYEIPLGIVVGVVGAALFLYLLLRRSSHAH; this comes from the coding sequence GTGAGCTCTGACACCGCCAACACACCGCCCCGCGCCACGCGGGGCGGTGTGTTGCGCGCCCCGACGGCGGGCGGGCGGCCGCCTGCGGCGCACCCGGCCGACCGCGCCCGCTCGCCGTGGCTGCTGATCGGAGCCGGCACCCTGCTCGTGCTGCTCGCCGTCGTCAGCACGTTCATCGGCGTCAGCGATGTCACCCCCGCGTCGCTCCTGGCTGGCGGCATCGACGGCGAGGCCATGCAGCTGCTGTTGGCCAGCCGCCTGCCGCGCACCCTGGCGCTCGTTCTCACCGGGGCGTCGATGGCCATCGTTGGCATGCTCATGCAGCTGCTCGTGCGCAACAAATTCGTCGAGCCGAGCACGGCGGGCACCACCGAGTCGGCCATGCTCGGCCTGCTCGTGGTCACGATCTTCGCCCCGTCGATGGGCCTGCTCGGCAAGATGGGGGTCGCGGCCGTGTTCGCGCTCGCCGGAACCGGCCTCTTCCTGCTGATCCTGCGGCGCATCCCGGTGCGCTCGATCGTCTTGGTGCCGCTCGTCGGCATGATGCTCGGCGGAATCATCGCCGCGGTCACCACCTTCTTCGCCTACCGCCTTGACCTGCTGCAGAGCCTCAACACGTGGATGACGGGCGACTTCTCCGGCGTGCTGCGCGGCCGCTACGAGCTGCTCTGGCTGGCGTTCGCGATGACACTGGTCGCCTGGCTCGCCGCCGACCGGTTCACCGTCGCCGGGCTCGGCCAGGAGTTCACGACGAACCTCGGCCTCAACTACGGCCGCGTCCTCACGCTCGGCCTCGTGATCGTCTCGATCGTGACCGCCATCGTCGTGGTGACCGCCGGGGTCATCCCGTTCCTCGGCCTCGTCGTGCCCAACGTCGTCAGCATCATCTTCGGCGACAACATGCGCCGCACGCTGCCGTGGGTCGCGCTGATCGGCGCCATCTTCGTGGTGGCCTGCGACATCCTGGGTCGCGTGCTGCGCTACCCCTACGAGATTCCGCTCGGCATCGTCGTGGGCGTCGTCGGCGCAGCCCTCTTCCTCTACCTCCTGCTCAGAAGGTCGAGCCATGCCCACTAG
- a CDS encoding ABC transporter ATP-binding protein: MPIGVPIEFAGVTKRFGAVNAVNDLSFTVEPGRVTGFLGPNGAGKTTSLRMLLGLVRPTSGTATFGGVPYRQLPNPLTAVGAALEAASFHPGRTARNHLGVYAAAAGLDKTRADIVLDKVGLSEYADRRVGGYSLGMRQRLGLAGTLLGDPGVLVLDEPINGLDPEGIKWIRLFLRELAAEGRTVLVSSHLLSEVQQSVDDVVIIAKGQLVHRGPLSSLDTEATPHVIVNSPTPEALAAALTAAGLSHAPARAGLLVAASDPAQIGHIAFAAGVEISVLHRQETGLEDSFLSLIAGGGER; the protein is encoded by the coding sequence ATGCCCATCGGAGTGCCCATCGAGTTCGCCGGGGTGACGAAGCGCTTCGGCGCCGTCAACGCCGTCAACGACCTCTCCTTCACCGTGGAGCCGGGCCGGGTCACCGGCTTCCTCGGCCCGAACGGTGCAGGCAAGACCACGAGCCTGCGCATGCTGCTCGGCCTCGTGCGACCCACCAGCGGAACCGCCACCTTCGGCGGAGTTCCCTACCGCCAGCTGCCGAACCCGCTCACCGCGGTCGGCGCGGCGCTCGAGGCGGCCAGCTTCCACCCGGGGCGCACCGCCCGCAACCACCTCGGCGTCTACGCCGCCGCGGCCGGCCTCGACAAGACCAGGGCCGACATCGTGCTCGACAAGGTCGGGCTCAGCGAGTACGCCGATCGCCGCGTCGGCGGCTACTCGCTCGGCATGCGCCAGCGCCTCGGTCTGGCCGGCACCCTGCTCGGCGACCCGGGCGTGCTCGTGCTGGACGAGCCGATCAACGGCCTGGACCCTGAGGGCATCAAGTGGATCCGGCTGTTCCTGCGCGAGCTCGCGGCAGAGGGCCGCACCGTGCTGGTCAGCTCCCACCTGCTCAGCGAGGTGCAGCAGAGCGTCGACGACGTCGTCATCATCGCCAAGGGCCAGCTCGTGCACCGCGGCCCGCTCTCCAGCCTCGACACCGAAGCCACCCCGCACGTCATCGTCAACTCCCCCACCCCCGAGGCACTCGCCGCCGCGCTCACAGCGGCCGGCCTCAGCCACGCCCCGGCCAGGGCCGGGCTGCTCGTGGCGGCATCCGACCCCGCCCAGATCGGACACATCGCCTTCGCGGCCGGTGTTGAGATCAGCGTTCTGCACCGACAGGAGACCGGCTTGGAAGACTCCTTCCTCAGCTTGATCGCGGGAGGTGGCGAGCGATGA
- a CDS encoding siderophore ABC transporter substrate-binding protein, whose translation MTHAQIRPLGALALAAAGALLFAGCANPQGEAGTPPQATEKAASEITVTHAQGETVVPVNPQTVLVLDFGVLDTLDALDVDVAGVPKQNLPTYLTSYAGDDYVDLGSLKEPNYEAVNAAAPDLIIVAQRSASALPELSAIAPTIDLSTDPADYLESFRANAETLGEIFEKQDEVDTAFAAIDEKIAAVQKLTPDAGTGLIVMTNAGEVTAFGPGSRFGWLHTELGLTAAVPDVDASTHGDPISFEFIREANPDWLFVVDRDVAVGESGGAAALTVLDNEVVAGTTAWQSDQVTQLDGTAWYIVISGLTAINTMIDEVADALA comes from the coding sequence ATGACGCACGCCCAGATTCGACCTCTTGGCGCCCTCGCGCTCGCCGCGGCCGGCGCGCTGCTCTTCGCCGGCTGCGCCAACCCGCAGGGCGAGGCCGGGACGCCTCCGCAGGCAACCGAGAAGGCTGCGAGCGAGATCACCGTCACGCACGCGCAGGGCGAGACCGTCGTCCCGGTCAACCCGCAGACCGTCCTCGTGCTCGACTTCGGCGTGCTCGACACCCTCGACGCGCTCGATGTCGATGTTGCCGGTGTGCCCAAGCAGAACCTGCCGACCTACCTCACGAGCTACGCGGGCGACGACTACGTTGACCTCGGCTCGCTCAAGGAGCCCAATTACGAGGCCGTCAACGCCGCCGCCCCCGATCTCATCATCGTCGCGCAGCGCTCGGCATCCGCTCTTCCCGAGCTCAGCGCCATCGCGCCGACCATCGACCTCAGCACCGACCCGGCCGACTACCTCGAGAGCTTCCGCGCCAACGCCGAGACGCTGGGCGAGATCTTCGAGAAGCAGGACGAGGTCGACACCGCCTTCGCGGCCATCGACGAGAAGATCGCCGCCGTGCAGAAGCTGACCCCGGATGCCGGGACCGGCCTCATCGTCATGACCAACGCCGGTGAGGTCACCGCCTTCGGCCCGGGCTCGCGCTTTGGCTGGCTGCACACCGAACTCGGCCTCACGGCCGCCGTGCCCGACGTCGACGCCTCCACGCACGGCGACCCGATCTCGTTCGAGTTCATCCGCGAGGCCAACCCCGACTGGCTCTTCGTCGTCGACCGCGATGTCGCCGTCGGCGAGTCCGGTGGAGCCGCCGCGCTCACCGTGCTCGACAACGAGGTTGTCGCCGGCACGACCGCATGGCAGAGCGACCAGGTCACGCAGCTCGACGGCACCGCCTGGTACATCGTGATCTCCGGCCTCACCGCCATCAACACGATGATCGACGAGGTTGCCGACGCGCTGGCCTAG
- a CDS encoding LysE family translocator, whose amino-acid sequence MVPWPNLLAFALASIALIALPGPSVLFVIGRTLTLGRTGGLLSVLGNSLGALPALVLVALGVGTIVAQSATLFTVIKFAGAGYLVYLGVQAIRHRKDAAGSASAEETPSGITPSEAPQSRGARFGRAFRHPTTRILGEAFLVGLTNPKTIVFFVAVLPQFVDYGAGMIPLQLAELGLVFIALALIGDSLWALTAGAARDWFAQSPKRLERLAGAGGAMMIGLGGVLALTGNKS is encoded by the coding sequence ATGGTTCCGTGGCCCAACCTGCTCGCCTTCGCGCTGGCGTCGATCGCGCTCATCGCCCTGCCCGGCCCGAGCGTGCTGTTCGTCATCGGCCGCACGCTGACCCTCGGCCGCACCGGCGGCCTGCTCAGCGTGCTCGGCAACTCGCTCGGCGCCCTGCCCGCCCTCGTGCTCGTCGCGCTCGGCGTCGGCACCATCGTGGCGCAATCGGCGACGCTGTTCACGGTCATCAAGTTCGCCGGCGCCGGCTACCTCGTCTACCTCGGCGTGCAGGCGATCCGGCACCGCAAGGATGCCGCCGGCTCTGCCTCCGCAGAGGAGACGCCGTCCGGCATCACGCCGTCCGAGGCGCCGCAGAGCCGCGGCGCCCGCTTCGGCCGCGCGTTCCGGCACCCCACCACCCGCATCCTCGGCGAGGCGTTCCTCGTCGGCCTCACCAACCCGAAGACGATCGTGTTCTTCGTGGCCGTGCTGCCCCAGTTCGTCGACTACGGCGCGGGCATGATCCCGTTGCAGCTGGCCGAGCTCGGCCTGGTCTTCATCGCGCTCGCCCTCATCGGCGACAGCCTGTGGGCGCTCACCGCCGGCGCCGCCCGCGACTGGTTCGCGCAGAGCCCGAAGCGACTCGAGCGCCTCGCCGGCGCCGGCGGAGCCATGATGATCGGCCTCGGCGGTGTGCTCGCCCTCACCGGCAACAAGAGCTGA
- a CDS encoding ABC transporter permease produces the protein MTFTRALSAEFLKLFSTRLWWILALVLFLYVGVMAGGLGALFGWAASGGDASAAGVSPLPPGMNLHAVIYSMASSIGYVFPVLLGAFAVTGEFRHQTLTPTFLATPRRGIVLGAKVVAMLLVGALFGVIAWASTVGLGAAALGAFNLDTALDSSDTWAMVGRGVLAMALWAAVGVGLGALVPSQVAALIIVIAFTQFLEPVLRLVSSFNEVTANIARFLPGAASDSLVGASFYSVAMPGGSAETLFWWQGGLVLLAIAIVTTVAGYFTSWRRDVT, from the coding sequence ATGACCTTCACCCGCGCCCTCTCGGCCGAGTTCCTCAAGTTGTTCAGCACCCGCCTCTGGTGGATCCTGGCGCTCGTCCTCTTCCTCTACGTCGGCGTCATGGCCGGCGGGCTCGGCGCACTGTTCGGCTGGGCCGCCAGCGGCGGCGACGCCTCCGCTGCCGGGGTCAGCCCGCTCCCGCCCGGGATGAACCTGCACGCCGTGATCTACAGCATGGCGTCCTCGATCGGCTACGTGTTCCCGGTGCTGCTCGGCGCCTTTGCCGTCACGGGCGAGTTCCGGCACCAGACGCTCACCCCGACGTTCCTGGCCACCCCGCGGCGCGGCATCGTGCTGGGTGCGAAGGTCGTCGCCATGCTGCTCGTCGGCGCCCTGTTCGGCGTCATCGCCTGGGCGTCGACGGTCGGCCTCGGTGCCGCGGCACTCGGTGCCTTCAACCTCGACACCGCGCTCGACAGTTCGGACACCTGGGCGATGGTCGGCCGCGGCGTGCTGGCGATGGCGCTCTGGGCGGCTGTCGGCGTCGGGCTCGGCGCGCTCGTGCCGAGCCAGGTCGCCGCGCTGATCATCGTGATCGCCTTCACCCAGTTCCTCGAGCCCGTGCTGCGCCTGGTCTCCTCCTTCAACGAGGTCACCGCCAACATCGCGCGCTTCCTGCCCGGCGCGGCGAGCGACTCCCTCGTCGGCGCGAGCTTCTACTCGGTCGCCATGCCCGGCGGCTCCGCCGAGACGCTGTTCTGGTGGCAGGGCGGCCTCGTGCTGCTGGCCATCGCCATCGTCACGACCGTCGCCGGCTATTTCACCAGCTGGCGCCGCGACGTCACGTGA
- the trhO gene encoding oxygen-dependent tRNA uridine(34) hydroxylase TrhO, whose amino-acid sequence MATAKILLYYAFTPLADPEAVRLWQRDLAESLGLRGRILLSEHGINGTLGGDMAALKRYVRKTKDYAPFKGIDFKWSEGTGLDETGASLDFPRLSVKVRDEIVSFGAPGELAVDADGVVGGGTKLAPRELNALVAEHAASGTEVVFFDGRNAFEAEIGRFKNAIVPDVATTRDFVSELDSGKYDHLKDTPIVTYCTGGIRCEVLSGLMKSRGFENVYQLDGGIVRYGEAFGDSGLWDGSLYVFDQRGSVDFGANTAVIGACVRCGAASKRMQNCNDLSCREQMVVCADCAAESETFCGEHALTAQ is encoded by the coding sequence GTGGCCACAGCCAAAATCCTCCTCTATTACGCATTCACGCCCCTCGCCGACCCCGAGGCCGTGCGCCTCTGGCAGCGCGACCTCGCCGAGTCGCTGGGCCTGCGCGGCCGCATCCTGCTCTCCGAGCACGGCATCAACGGCACCCTCGGCGGCGACATGGCTGCGCTCAAGCGCTACGTCCGCAAGACCAAGGACTACGCGCCGTTCAAGGGCATCGACTTCAAGTGGAGCGAGGGCACCGGCCTCGACGAGACCGGTGCGAGCCTCGACTTCCCGCGGCTCAGCGTGAAGGTGCGCGACGAGATCGTCAGCTTCGGCGCGCCCGGCGAGCTCGCGGTGGACGCCGACGGCGTGGTCGGCGGCGGCACCAAGCTGGCACCGCGCGAGCTGAACGCCCTGGTCGCCGAGCATGCGGCATCCGGCACCGAGGTCGTCTTCTTCGACGGCCGCAACGCCTTCGAGGCCGAGATCGGGCGCTTCAAGAATGCGATCGTGCCGGATGTCGCCACCACCCGCGACTTCGTCAGTGAGCTGGACAGCGGCAAGTACGACCACCTCAAGGACACGCCGATCGTCACCTACTGCACGGGCGGCATCCGCTGCGAGGTGCTCTCCGGCCTGATGAAGAGCCGCGGCTTCGAGAACGTCTACCAGCTCGACGGCGGCATCGTGCGCTACGGCGAGGCCTTCGGCGACTCCGGCCTCTGGGACGGCTCGCTCTACGTCTTCGACCAGCGCGGCTCGGTCGACTTCGGCGCGAACACGGCCGTCATCGGCGCCTGCGTGCGCTGCGGCGCGGCCAGCAAGCGCATGCAGAACTGCAACGACCTCTCCTGCCGCGAGCAGATGGTGGTCTGCGCCGACTGCGCCGCCGAGTCGGAGACCTTCTGCGGGGAGCACGCCCTCACCGCCCAGTAG
- a CDS encoding YbhB/YbcL family Raf kinase inhibitor-like protein, which yields MFSYDPYAELATLKQFAPLTVTSEQLRDGQPLAPAQWGAGGGPGGAGSDTSPQLSWSAGPAGTLSYAVTCFDPDAPTGSGFWHWAVCNIPASVTSLAENAGAPGGALLPAGSLTLPNERRLTSFVGAGPPPTTGVHRYIFAVHAVDVARLELDPQSTPATLGFNLHFHTLARGTLTGTATTD from the coding sequence ATGTTCAGCTACGACCCCTACGCCGAGTTGGCCACGCTCAAGCAGTTCGCGCCGCTCACCGTCACGAGCGAGCAGCTGCGCGACGGCCAACCGTTGGCGCCCGCCCAGTGGGGCGCGGGCGGCGGCCCCGGCGGTGCGGGCAGCGACACGTCGCCGCAGCTGAGCTGGAGCGCGGGCCCGGCCGGCACGCTGAGCTACGCCGTCACCTGCTTCGACCCGGACGCCCCGACCGGCTCCGGCTTCTGGCACTGGGCGGTCTGCAACATCCCGGCGAGCGTCACGTCGCTGGCCGAGAACGCCGGGGCGCCGGGCGGCGCGCTGCTGCCGGCCGGCAGCCTCACCCTGCCGAACGAGCGCCGGCTCACCTCCTTCGTCGGCGCCGGCCCGCCGCCGACGACGGGCGTGCACCGCTACATCTTCGCCGTGCACGCGGTCGATGTGGCCAGGCTCGAGCTCGACCCGCAGTCAACCCCGGCGACCCTCGGCTTCAACCTGCACTTCCACACGCTGGCCCGCGGCACGCTCACCGGAACCGCGACGACCGACTAG
- a CDS encoding isocitrate lyase/PEP mutase family protein, whose product MTDIDTTAARATDLLRLHEAPELLQLVNVWDVVSARAVAALPETRALATASHSIAASFGYPDGEAIPRELMLDMVGRIAASTELPLTADLEAGYGDAGDTTRRAIALGVVGANIEDELKPLAESVAAMTAVVAAGAAEGVPFVLNARTDAFLRGGDRPLEVIVADAIERGRAYLDAGAACVFVPGNFGEDVVAELVEAFGPRRLSVIGLPLLPSPARLAELGVARVSYGPYVQRVALTALQDVAGALYAGGEIPADTRALN is encoded by the coding sequence ATGACCGACATCGACACCACCGCCGCCCGCGCCACCGACCTCCTCCGCCTGCACGAGGCACCGGAGCTGTTGCAGCTCGTCAACGTCTGGGACGTGGTGAGCGCCCGCGCCGTCGCGGCCCTGCCGGAGACCCGCGCCCTGGCCACCGCGAGCCACTCGATCGCGGCGAGCTTCGGCTACCCGGACGGCGAGGCCATCCCCCGCGAGCTCATGCTGGACATGGTCGGCCGCATCGCGGCCAGCACCGAGCTGCCGCTGACCGCCGACCTCGAGGCCGGCTACGGCGACGCCGGTGACACCACCCGCCGCGCGATCGCCCTCGGCGTCGTCGGCGCGAACATCGAGGACGAGCTGAAGCCCCTCGCCGAGTCCGTCGCCGCCATGACCGCGGTGGTCGCCGCCGGCGCGGCCGAGGGCGTCCCGTTCGTGCTGAACGCCCGCACCGACGCGTTCCTGCGCGGCGGCGACCGCCCGCTCGAGGTGATCGTCGCCGACGCCATCGAGCGCGGCCGCGCCTACCTGGACGCCGGCGCCGCCTGCGTGTTCGTGCCGGGCAACTTCGGCGAGGACGTCGTTGCAGAGCTCGTCGAGGCCTTCGGCCCGCGCCGCCTCAGCGTGATCGGGCTGCCGCTGCTGCCCTCCCCCGCCCGCCTCGCCGAGCTGGGCGTCGCCCGCGTCTCCTACGGGCCGTACGTGCAGCGCGTCGCCCTGACCGCGCTGCAGGATGTCGCGGGCGCCCTCTACGCCGGCGGCGAGATCCCGGCCGACACCCGCGCCCTCAACTAG
- a CDS encoding iron ABC transporter ATP-binding protein, which yields MISISGVTKRYGRTAVVDDVSLELGGSGITSLIGPNGAGKSTLLSMIARLLPMDDGTITIDGLDVVTTAGSQLATRIAVLRQDNHLAARLTVRELVAFGRYPHSKGRLTVLDREHIENALAFLDLGGLEGRYLDELSGGQRQRAFIAMVLAQDTKYVLLDEPLNNLDLRHAVEIMRLLRRVADEMDKRVVIVLHDINFASVYSDEIIAMQKGRVLAHGGIDDIMQNAVLANIYGMPIDVCEIAGQRIGYYYS from the coding sequence ATGATCAGCATCAGCGGAGTCACCAAGCGCTATGGGCGCACCGCCGTCGTCGACGACGTCTCACTCGAGCTCGGCGGCTCCGGCATCACCTCGTTGATCGGGCCGAACGGCGCGGGCAAGTCGACCCTGCTGTCGATGATTGCGCGGCTCCTGCCGATGGATGACGGCACCATCACCATCGACGGGCTCGACGTCGTCACGACGGCCGGCTCGCAGCTCGCCACCCGCATCGCGGTGCTGCGCCAGGACAACCACCTGGCCGCGCGCCTGACCGTGCGCGAGCTCGTGGCCTTCGGGCGCTACCCGCACTCCAAGGGCCGGCTCACGGTTCTCGACCGGGAGCACATCGAGAACGCCCTCGCGTTCCTCGACCTCGGCGGCCTCGAGGGCAGGTACCTGGACGAGCTCTCCGGTGGCCAGCGGCAGCGCGCCTTCATCGCCATGGTGCTCGCCCAGGACACCAAGTACGTGCTGCTCGACGAGCCGCTGAACAACCTCGACCTGCGCCATGCCGTCGAGATCATGCGCCTGCTGCGCCGCGTCGCCGACGAGATGGACAAGCGCGTCGTGATCGTGCTGCACGACATCAACTTCGCGTCGGTGTACTCCGACGAGATCATCGCCATGCAGAAGGGGCGCGTGCTCGCGCACGGCGGCATCGACGACATCATGCAGAACGCGGTGCTCGCGAACATCTACGGCATGCCGATCGACGTCTGCGAGATCGCCGGCCAGCGCATCGGCTACTACTACAGCTGA
- a CDS encoding LssY C-terminal domain-containing protein: MPATATQHTRPTRTKRRSLSAALDNFFFVFGGLAAVWLAVLLASDSLEWGWGAIWFALAFWLLLAYLVLPRLHRILTQLYVPNYFIGRARTSDGLLGDPVNLALLGDSEQLEQTMDAAGWTRADQVTGASSWRIITSTLTRQSYDEAPVSPLFLFGRQQDFAYQQEVEGNPSKRHHVRFWRCPEGWMLPGGHRVDWLAAGTFDRAVGFSLFTLQVTHKIDANTDIERDHIVATVREAEPKARFVVIRDFSTGYHARNGGGDSIHTDGDLPVIDLRRVALAEGEGEGATEGAGADAGEAAGDEPRTTELRGLS, encoded by the coding sequence ATGCCTGCCACGGCGACGCAGCACACGAGGCCGACGCGCACCAAGCGCCGCTCGCTGAGCGCGGCACTCGACAACTTCTTCTTCGTCTTCGGTGGCCTCGCCGCCGTGTGGCTCGCCGTGTTGCTGGCCTCCGACAGCCTGGAGTGGGGCTGGGGCGCGATCTGGTTCGCACTGGCGTTCTGGCTGCTGCTGGCCTACCTGGTTCTGCCGCGGCTGCACCGCATCCTCACCCAGCTCTACGTGCCCAACTACTTCATCGGGCGGGCCCGCACGAGCGACGGCCTGCTCGGCGACCCGGTCAACCTGGCGCTGCTCGGGGATTCCGAACAGCTGGAGCAGACGATGGACGCCGCGGGCTGGACGCGCGCCGACCAGGTGACGGGCGCGTCGAGCTGGCGCATCATCACCTCCACGCTGACGCGGCAGAGCTATGACGAGGCGCCCGTGAGCCCGCTGTTCCTCTTCGGCCGGCAGCAGGACTTCGCCTACCAGCAGGAGGTCGAGGGCAACCCGTCCAAGCGCCACCACGTGCGCTTCTGGAGGTGCCCGGAGGGCTGGATGCTGCCGGGAGGCCACCGCGTCGACTGGCTGGCAGCCGGCACCTTCGACCGGGCCGTCGGCTTCTCGCTGTTCACCCTGCAGGTCACTCACAAGATCGACGCGAACACCGACATCGAGCGCGACCACATCGTCGCGACGGTGCGCGAGGCCGAGCCGAAGGCGCGCTTCGTCGTCATCCGGGACTTCTCGACCGGTTATCACGCCCGCAACGGCGGCGGTGACTCGATTCACACGGACGGCGATCTGCCCGTGATCGACCTGCGCCGGGTCGCGCTCGCCGAGGGCGAGGGCGAGGGCGCGACCGAGGGCGCGGGCGCGGATGCCGGCGAGGCCGCCGGCGACGAGCCGCGCACGACCGAGCTCCGGGGGCTGTCGTGA
- the panD gene encoding aspartate 1-decarboxylase — MLRTMLSGKIHRATVTHADLDYVGSITIDRDLLEAAGILPGEQVAVVDVTNGARLETYTIAGERGSGVVGINGAAAHLVHPGDVVIIIAYGLMPSDEAIAFTPRVVHVGAANEIIHLGTDAAESVVAGLQRPPHA; from the coding sequence GTGCTCAGAACCATGCTCAGCGGCAAGATCCACCGCGCGACCGTCACCCACGCCGACCTCGACTATGTCGGCTCGATCACGATCGACCGGGACCTGCTCGAGGCGGCCGGCATCCTGCCCGGCGAGCAGGTCGCCGTCGTCGACGTCACGAACGGCGCCCGGCTCGAGACGTACACGATCGCCGGCGAGCGCGGCAGCGGCGTCGTCGGCATCAACGGCGCGGCCGCTCACCTCGTGCACCCGGGCGATGTCGTCATCATCATCGCCTACGGACTGATGCCGAGCGACGAGGCAATCGCGTTCACCCCGCGCGTCGTGCACGTCGGCGCAGCCAACGAGATCATCCACCTGGGCACGGATGCCGCGGAGTCGGTCGTGGCCGGGCTGCAGCGCCCGCCGCACGCATAG
- a CDS encoding iron chelate uptake ABC transporter family permease subunit has protein sequence MPTSPPLLRRGADAASPASSRAARARASLAAALRSPRVRVALLALAALASIALFLFVGITGSWDFAIPFRGRKVAAMVLVAVAIGVSTVLFQTITANRILTPSIMGFDALYLLVQTTLMFVFGASAFTSVDSRLVWLGEVALMVGFAGLLFRWLFVGAKRSIYLLVLVGIVFGVFFRSLASMMQRMLDPAAFAVLQDSFFATFNAVDPAQLWLSAIAVIAVCVVALRLLPVLDVLNLGEEQAIALGVNHRRTVTILLVLIAILVAVSTSLVGPITFFGLIVANLAYLIVGNSRHALVLPATIFLGVICLVGGQFVLEQVFGLGTVLSVVIEFVGGILFIVLLLRKGIR, from the coding sequence ATGCCCACTAGCCCACCACTTCTTCGGCGCGGGGCGGATGCCGCGTCGCCGGCGTCATCGCGCGCCGCCCGCGCCCGTGCGTCTCTGGCCGCGGCGCTGCGTTCGCCGCGCGTGCGCGTTGCACTGCTGGCGCTGGCAGCCCTGGCATCCATCGCCCTGTTCCTGTTCGTGGGCATCACCGGCAGCTGGGACTTCGCGATTCCGTTCCGGGGGCGCAAGGTGGCGGCCATGGTGCTGGTGGCCGTGGCGATCGGCGTGTCGACCGTGCTGTTCCAAACGATCACCGCCAACCGCATCCTGACGCCGTCGATCATGGGGTTTGACGCGCTGTACCTGCTCGTGCAGACGACGCTGATGTTCGTGTTCGGGGCGTCGGCCTTCACCAGCGTCGACTCGCGCCTCGTCTGGCTGGGCGAAGTGGCGCTGATGGTGGGGTTCGCCGGGCTGCTGTTCCGCTGGCTGTTCGTCGGCGCCAAGCGCAGCATCTACCTCCTCGTGCTGGTCGGCATCGTCTTCGGCGTGTTCTTCCGCAGCCTGGCCAGCATGATGCAGCGCATGCTCGACCCCGCCGCCTTCGCCGTGCTGCAGGACAGCTTCTTCGCCACGTTCAACGCGGTCGACCCGGCGCAGCTCTGGCTCTCGGCGATCGCCGTCATCGCCGTGTGCGTCGTGGCGCTGCGCCTGCTGCCCGTGCTCGATGTGCTCAACCTGGGCGAGGAGCAGGCCATCGCTCTGGGCGTCAACCACCGGCGCACCGTCACGATCCTGCTCGTGCTGATCGCGATCCTGGTGGCCGTGTCGACCTCGCTGGTGGGCCCCATCACCTTCTTCGGGCTGATCGTGGCCAATCTCGCGTACCTCATCGTCGGCAACAGCCGGCATGCGCTGGTGCTGCCCGCCACGATCTTCCTCGGCGTGATCTGCCTCGTCGGCGGCCAGTTCGTGCTCGAGCAGGTCTTCGGCCTCGGCACGGTGCTCAGCGTCGTGATCGAGTTCGTCGGCGGCATCCTCTTTATCGTCCTGCTTCTCAGAAAGGGCATTCGATGA